ttgggtttattttattttatttccagctGTGGCTTACCCACCATGCTGCAGAGGACATCCCTGCGTGTCTGAACAAATCGCTGAACGATCTCCAGCTCGACTACCTGGATCTTTACCTTGTGCATTTCCCTGTCGGCCTGAAGGTCagcatacatttatatatatatatatatgtgtatgtatatatatatgtgtatatataaggGTCATTTCAGGCCCCATGTGTTTTTgctaaataaatgattaaaatgaaataaggaCGTGTGTTTCTGCCAAcaagcctttttttaaaatgtaaatttctCCACAGAAAGAGGGTGATGAGCTTTATCCAAAAAAGGACGGAGAGATTCTGACGTCTGACATCGACTACGTGGACGTGTGGAGGGTAAGAACATGTGATCTCTCAGTTTACATTTCTCATCACAGCTCAACCTACCCACCACTTTAAAATGTTACAATACACAGAAACATGAGGAATATATAGATGTAGACAAATGATTATATAAATACTTACCTCTATCTCTATCACAGTGTCACTTTAGTTTATTATCCCAGTGGTAGAAAAGAAAGATTTCGAGTTTTGTTTCCGTAACATAACGTGTGACCTGGTTCCTGGTTGAGCTGAATGAGTCGGCTGCAGTGGCCGGTAGAGGTTCACCGTCGCCGTGTGTTTTCAGGGGATGGAAGCTCTACAGGCCTCAGGGAAGGTGAAGAGCATCGGAGTCTCCAACTTCAACATCTTACAGCTGGAGAGACTTCTTGCTCTGTGTAAGGTGCCGCCTGCTGTCAACCAGGTGCCACCACGAATTCTACCTCAGAAGCTCTTTGTGTGGATCAACACCCACAGATCCTCACCTCTaactctctgtgtctgcaggtggaGCTGCATCCTTACCTGGTGCAGACAGAGATGATGGAGTTCTGTAAATCCAGGAACATCTCTCTGGTCGCCTTCAGCCCCTTTGGTTCACCTGCACGACCTCCAGACATGTGAGACTCACAGCATCACTCTGATGCTCTTTGAAGGCCACAGAGGAGGCGAAGGTTTCCTCGATAACGAGGATGTGATGTTAGAATAAAAGACTTGGTTTGtctaagtaaagtaaaaaagcTCCGGTGCACAGAACTGCACTTTCTCCTGCTCATATATCAGCTAGTGTCCTTtttaaaatacttcaaatatatattgtattgtgatgagttcatttatttgtgtagtCTTTGTTCAAGCTCCATATACTTGTGTTTTGTGATGCCGACAGACTGTCATGAATAAAACGATGCtgtgatataaatatttattctgtCTCAGGTTTCGAGGGGACACTGATCCTCATAAACTCCTGGACGACCCAGTCGTTGCAGAAATTGCCAGAAAGCACAGACGCAGCTCGTCACAGGTCAGTGCAGGTGaactgtgtgtacatgtacgtgtgtgtgtgtgtgtgtgtattgcttTGTCGTTAACAGTAGTGTTGTGTTCTCGCAGGTGTTGCTGAGGTACCACGTTCAGCAGGGTGTTGCTGTTATTCCTAAAAGTGACAAACCTCATCGCATCCTTGAAAACACAAAGGTACATTTCGCCGttgtgggattaataaaggatcATAAATCTTAAACAGCAAATACAGATGCTGTCACGTAATAAAC
This genomic interval from Paralichthys olivaceus isolate ysfri-2021 chromosome 7, ASM2471397v2, whole genome shotgun sequence contains the following:
- the LOC109644308 gene encoding aldo-keto reductase family 1 member B1; the encoded protein is MFSVDMEDTQVSRTLELNDGSHMPVLGLGTWKSSHLPPTSVQGAVEAAIAAGYRHIDTALMYNNQVDIGKALRAKMQQGIIRRQDMFIVSKLWLTHHAAEDIPACLNKSLNDLQLDYLDLYLVHFPVGLKKEGDELYPKKDGEILTSDIDYVDVWRGMEALQASGKVKSIGVSNFNILQLERLLALCKVPPAVNQVELHPYLVQTEMMEFCKSRNISLVAFSPFGSPARPPDMFRGDTDPHKLLDDPVVAEIARKHRRSSSQVLLRYHVQQGVAVIPKSDKPHRILENTKIFDFSLSEDDMRALRGLDRGWRAFVFEEVKSHPYYPFV